In Thiospirochaeta perfilievii, a single window of DNA contains:
- a CDS encoding PDDEXK nuclease domain-containing protein, translating into MENKFFSDLLVDIRTLIDRGKADVIASVNSAISITYWHVGKRINQDILKGERAEYGKQVVSQLSKELVTIHGKSFEVRNLRRMMQFAEVFPDVEIVVPLARQLSWSHFLTLIPLKSPEAQMFYAQAASESHWSKRELRNQIERKAFERSEIADTQNELTKDSGFSGSFKDPYILDFLGLQEGYLENELENALIKELELFILELGNGFTFVERQKRMIIDGEDFYLDLLFYHRKLKRLVAVELKIGHFKAAYKGQMELYLNWLNKYDRQEGEEAPIGLILCADAGSEQVELLNMQKDNIMVAKYWTNLPPKEILEEKLHNALIEVRQRLEERKYLK; encoded by the coding sequence ATGGAGAATAAGTTCTTTAGTGATCTTTTAGTTGATATAAGAACTCTAATAGACAGGGGTAAGGCTGATGTTATTGCTTCTGTTAATAGTGCTATATCTATTACCTATTGGCATGTAGGTAAACGGATTAATCAGGATATACTTAAAGGGGAGAGGGCTGAGTATGGTAAACAAGTTGTTTCACAATTATCAAAGGAGCTTGTTACCATTCATGGAAAAAGTTTTGAAGTAAGGAATTTACGAAGAATGATGCAGTTTGCAGAAGTCTTCCCGGATGTTGAAATTGTCGTTCCATTGGCACGACAATTAAGCTGGTCCCACTTTCTCACATTAATTCCTCTAAAATCTCCAGAAGCACAGATGTTTTATGCCCAGGCAGCCAGTGAGTCCCACTGGAGTAAACGTGAACTAAGAAATCAGATTGAACGGAAAGCATTCGAGCGATCAGAAATTGCAGATACACAGAATGAACTAACAAAAGATAGTGGTTTCTCAGGAAGTTTTAAAGACCCGTATATTCTTGATTTCCTTGGACTTCAGGAAGGTTATTTGGAGAACGAACTGGAGAATGCACTAATTAAAGAGTTGGAACTCTTTATTTTAGAACTTGGTAACGGTTTTACATTTGTTGAGCGTCAAAAACGAATGATAATTGATGGAGAGGATTTCTATCTGGATCTTCTTTTCTATCATCGAAAACTAAAACGATTGGTTGCTGTAGAGTTAAAAATTGGTCATTTTAAAGCAGCCTATAAAGGACAGATGGAACTCTATCTAAATTGGTTAAATAAGTACGATAGACAAGAGGGAGAGGAAGCCCCAATTGGTCTTATACTATGTGCTGATGCGGGCTCTGAACAAGTAGAACTATTAAATATGCAAAAAGATAATATTATGGTTGCTAAATATTGGACAAACCTTCCTCCAAAAGAGATCTTAGAAGAGAAACTGCATAATGCTCTAATTGAAGTACGACAACGCCTTGAAGAGAGAAAATATTTAAAATAA
- a CDS encoding nucleotidyltransferase family protein — MSDKLLRCAIDYLNSIGIREVYLFGSLARKETTTYSDIDLTVRGIKPEDFFTVYGELLIRKTNSIDLIDLDIQSDFGEQLTKSGELKRIYV, encoded by the coding sequence TTGTCTGATAAGTTACTTAGGTGTGCCATAGATTATCTTAACTCAATAGGCATTAGAGAAGTATATCTATTTGGTTCTTTAGCTAGAAAAGAGACAACTACTTATTCTGATATAGATCTTACGGTTAGAGGAATTAAACCTGAAGATTTTTTTACAGTTTATGGTGAATTACTTATTAGAAAGACCAATTCAATAGATTTGATAGATCTAGATATACAATCAGATTTTGGAGAACAACTCACCAAAAGTGGTGAGCTAAAGAGGATTTATGTATGA
- a CDS encoding HD domain-containing protein produces the protein MYWKTLLIKQNKHHRYGVLGHTLKVIFGAIKDKKYKFIVAGLLHDIGKPTVAFQKPEDIILGEYSFTDHEEVSYQMIKNWKFINNWTKNIVRYHYTIRDIEKCRRKGDKVVFETEIYQLPAPIFRSTNEYTISILSAHKELKEMDRQDKIRATYMHSVLRYLQSNYMTNTSLRERFGIDAKNTAMVSRIIKETLEENKISIYDESVGTRARTYVPSWSK, from the coding sequence GTGTATTGGAAAACACTTCTAATAAAGCAAAATAAGCACCATAGATATGGAGTTCTTGGGCATACCTTAAAAGTAATATTTGGAGCTATTAAAGATAAAAAGTATAAATTTATAGTTGCTGGGTTACTTCATGATATTGGAAAACCAACTGTTGCATTTCAGAAACCTGAAGATATTATATTGGGTGAATATTCCTTTACTGACCATGAAGAAGTAAGTTATCAAATGATAAAAAATTGGAAATTTATAAACAATTGGACAAAAAATATAGTAAGATATCACTATACTATTCGTGATATTGAAAAATGTAGAAGGAAGGGTGATAAGGTTGTATTTGAAACTGAAATTTATCAACTCCCAGCACCAATATTTCGATCAACAAATGAATATACTATAAGTATTCTATCTGCCCATAAAGAACTTAAAGAAATGGATAGACAGGATAAAATTAGAGCAACATATATGCACTCAGTTTTAAGGTATTTACAAAGCAATTATATGACTAATACTAGCTTAAGAGAACGATTTGGCATTGATGCTAAAAATACTGCAATGGTATCAAGGATAATAAAAGAGACTTTAGAAGAAAATAAAATATCTATATACGATGAAAGTGTTGGAACAAGAGCAAGAACCTATGTTCCATCATGGTCTAAATAA
- a CDS encoding WYL domain-containing protein, which yields MSKEIQWVKNKRFEFIEESLYWRSTIRRKDIIENFNISIAQATSDLSEYKKLHSENLNYNRSDKCYKVSDNFTPYYAKLISNNYFDSITVREANTSYYTPEIAVVPKVNREVKPEILQNIVHCINNNCSIKIKYISMNSSKETWRLVTPHSFADDGSRKHIRAFCHNNKDFRDFQIGRILETGELNDFQVDKSLDLLWSSKLIIQITPNPKLTLEQQKGIEFEYNMVNGLRDIEIKPAFFRYLCNNLDIEKRKSREPYLVINNMKEIANKIKLLEELTKNNTKNINIT from the coding sequence ATGAGTAAAGAAATTCAGTGGGTTAAAAATAAGCGATTCGAATTTATTGAGGAGAGTCTCTACTGGAGAAGTACTATTAGACGAAAGGATATTATAGAAAATTTCAATATTTCTATAGCACAAGCCACTAGCGATTTATCTGAATATAAAAAACTACATTCTGAGAATCTAAATTATAATAGAAGTGATAAGTGCTACAAAGTTTCTGATAATTTTACACCCTATTATGCAAAACTAATATCTAACAATTATTTTGACTCTATTACAGTAAGAGAAGCAAATACATCATATTACACACCTGAGATCGCTGTTGTTCCTAAAGTAAATAGAGAAGTTAAACCAGAAATATTACAAAATATAGTTCACTGTATAAATAACAACTGTAGTATAAAAATAAAATACATTTCAATGAATAGTTCTAAAGAGACATGGAGATTAGTTACACCACACTCATTTGCTGATGATGGAAGTAGAAAGCATATTAGAGCGTTCTGTCACAACAATAAAGATTTTAGAGATTTTCAAATTGGTAGAATACTAGAAACTGGTGAATTAAATGATTTTCAGGTTGATAAATCATTGGATCTTTTATGGAGTAGTAAATTAATTATTCAAATAACTCCAAATCCTAAGTTAACTCTAGAGCAACAAAAAGGTATTGAGTTTGAGTACAATATGGTAAATGGATTAAGGGATATTGAGATAAAACCAGCATTTTTTAGGTATTTATGTAATAATCTCGATATTGAAAAACGTAAATCAAGAGAGCCGTACTTAGTAATAAACAACATGAAAGAGATTGCTAACAAAATAAAACTACTTGAGGAATTGACTAAAAATAATACTAAAAATATAAATATAACCTAA
- a CDS encoding nucleotidyltransferase domain-containing protein: MIQDKKLEKIRDIIIEAVHPDKIILFGSRARGTNRDDSDYDIFILKSGIENERVVTRAVNKALFRGHIYDEIDLIAANPEKFEKHKDNRYLVYKDINDQGVAIYG; encoded by the coding sequence ATGATTCAGGATAAGAAGTTAGAAAAAATTAGAGATATCATTATAGAGGCTGTTCATCCAGATAAAATTATACTATTTGGTTCTAGAGCCAGAGGAACAAATAGAGATGATAGTGACTACGATATATTTATTCTAAAAAGCGGAATAGAAAATGAAAGAGTCGTAACAAGAGCTGTTAATAAAGCCTTATTTAGGGGTCATATTTATGATGAGATTGATTTAATAGCAGCAAATCCTGAAAAATTTGAAAAACATAAAGATAACAGATATTTAGTCTACAAAGATATAAACGATCAAGGTGTAGCTATATATGGATGA
- a CDS encoding type I restriction endonuclease subunit R, with product MTNYKTITETKNFIILDKYTKEWDICESYQTEADLERELIQDLRNQGYEYVPDLRCRETMLANVRVQLEDLNDIKFLDGEWIRFVEEYLDNPSDNIVDKTRKIHDNHVYDFTMDDGRLKNIHLVDKKNVSRNKVQVINQFEQIGSHHNRYDVTILVNGLPLVQVELKKRGVAIREAFNQVHRYSKESFNSDNSLFKYLQVFVISNGTDTRYFANTTKRNKNSFDFSMNWAKSDNTLIKDIKDFTATFFQKNTLLKVILTYSVFDISDTLLIMRPYQIAATERILWKIESSFGTKKLSSPDSGGFIWHTTGSGKTLTSFKAARLTTELDFIDKVFFVVDRKDLDFQTMKEYQRFSPDSVNGSDSTKGLKSNIDKDDNKIIVTTIQKLNNLIKGDSHLPVYHKNVVFIFDECHRSQFGEAQKNLTKKFKKFCQFGFTGTPIFPENALGAETTASVFGSELHSYVITDAIRDEKVLKFKVDYNDVRPKFKEFETETDEKKLSAAENKKALLHPSRIEEISTYILNNFKQKTHRLHGNGGGFNAMFAVSSVDAAKCYYEAISNLQKDSDKPLKIATIFSFAANEEQNAIGDIIDETFEPTAMDQSAKEFLVSAIDDYNKMFKTSFGVDSKEFQNYYRDLAKRVKSKEIDLLIVVGMFLTGFDAPTLNTLFVDKNLRYHGLMQAFSRTNRIYDSTKTFGNIVTFRDLEQSTIDAITLFGDSNTKNMVLEKSYKEYLEGFTDIATGEAKRGYIDIVSELNTRFPNPEEIVKEKDKKEFAKLFGEYLKVENLLQNYDEFTTLKVLQTLDKKDPEAIEEFMATHYVTEEDIQNMEQITVPAERTIQDYRSTYNDIRDWIRRDRTGAEQVESTIDWDEVVFEVDLLKSQEINLDYILELIFESNKNVKDKDDLIDEIRRVIRASIGNRAKESLVVDFINQTDLDSVQDKSSIIDSFFMFAQKEQKREVKELISGESLNVEAAKRYITTSLKREYASENGTELTSILPKMSPLNPGYLTKKQSVFQKISLFVEKFKGVGGSIS from the coding sequence GTGACAAATTATAAAACTATTACAGAAACAAAGAATTTCATAATATTAGATAAGTACACTAAAGAGTGGGATATATGTGAGTCATATCAGACAGAAGCTGACCTGGAAAGAGAACTAATACAGGATTTAAGGAATCAGGGGTATGAATATGTTCCTGATCTTAGATGTAGAGAAACTATGCTAGCCAATGTTCGAGTTCAACTTGAAGATTTAAATGATATAAAATTTTTAGATGGGGAATGGATACGTTTTGTAGAGGAGTATCTTGATAATCCCAGTGATAATATTGTAGATAAAACACGCAAAATTCATGATAATCATGTTTATGACTTTACCATGGATGATGGTAGGTTAAAGAATATTCATTTAGTGGATAAAAAGAATGTTTCTAGGAATAAAGTTCAGGTTATAAATCAGTTTGAGCAGATTGGTTCCCATCACAATAGGTATGATGTAACAATTCTTGTTAATGGATTACCATTGGTACAGGTAGAACTTAAAAAGCGTGGTGTTGCAATCCGCGAAGCCTTTAACCAAGTTCATAGATATAGTAAAGAAAGCTTTAATAGTGACAACTCACTTTTTAAATACTTACAGGTGTTTGTAATATCTAATGGAACAGATACCAGGTACTTTGCTAATACTACAAAAAGGAATAAAAACAGTTTTGATTTCAGTATGAACTGGGCTAAGTCAGATAATACTCTAATTAAGGATATTAAAGACTTTACTGCGACTTTCTTTCAAAAGAATACTCTATTAAAAGTTATATTAACATACTCTGTTTTTGATATTAGTGACACTCTACTTATTATGAGACCATACCAAATAGCTGCTACTGAAAGAATACTTTGGAAAATTGAGAGTTCCTTTGGTACTAAAAAGTTATCTTCACCTGATAGTGGTGGGTTTATCTGGCATACTACTGGATCAGGAAAAACTTTGACAAGTTTTAAAGCTGCAAGGTTAACAACTGAACTAGATTTTATAGATAAGGTATTTTTTGTTGTAGATAGAAAAGACTTAGACTTTCAAACCATGAAGGAGTATCAAAGATTCTCCCCTGATAGTGTAAATGGATCAGACAGTACAAAAGGGCTTAAAAGCAATATTGATAAGGATGATAATAAAATTATTGTCACAACTATTCAGAAGTTAAACAACCTTATTAAGGGTGATAGTCACCTACCTGTATATCATAAGAATGTTGTATTTATTTTTGATGAGTGTCATAGATCTCAATTTGGAGAAGCTCAAAAGAACCTTACAAAGAAATTTAAGAAGTTCTGTCAATTCGGTTTTACTGGTACACCAATATTCCCTGAGAATGCCTTAGGTGCAGAGACAACAGCATCTGTATTTGGTTCAGAGTTACACTCCTATGTAATTACAGATGCCATTAGAGATGAAAAGGTTCTTAAATTCAAAGTTGACTATAATGATGTTAGACCAAAGTTCAAAGAGTTTGAAACAGAAACCGATGAGAAGAAATTAAGTGCAGCAGAGAATAAAAAAGCTCTTCTACACCCTTCTAGAATAGAGGAGATATCCACCTACATTCTTAATAACTTTAAACAGAAGACCCACCGCTTACATGGAAATGGTGGTGGTTTTAATGCAATGTTTGCTGTTAGCAGTGTAGATGCTGCTAAATGTTATTATGAGGCTATAAGTAACCTACAGAAAGATAGTGATAAACCCCTTAAGATAGCAACAATTTTCTCCTTTGCAGCAAATGAAGAACAAAATGCTATTGGTGATATAATCGATGAAACATTTGAACCTACAGCTATGGATCAGAGTGCAAAAGAGTTTCTAGTTTCAGCAATAGATGACTACAATAAAATGTTTAAAACTAGCTTTGGAGTAGATAGTAAAGAGTTCCAAAACTACTACCGTGATCTTGCAAAAAGGGTAAAAAGTAAAGAAATTGATCTACTTATTGTTGTTGGGATGTTCTTAACAGGTTTTGATGCTCCTACCCTTAATACACTCTTTGTAGATAAAAACCTTAGATACCATGGTTTAATGCAAGCATTCTCCAGGACTAACAGAATATATGATTCTACTAAAACCTTTGGAAATATTGTTACCTTTAGAGACCTTGAACAGTCAACAATTGATGCAATTACTCTTTTTGGTGATAGCAATACTAAAAATATGGTTTTAGAGAAGAGCTATAAAGAGTACCTAGAAGGTTTTACAGATATAGCCACTGGTGAAGCCAAACGAGGTTATATTGATATTGTAAGTGAGTTAAATACTAGATTCCCTAATCCTGAAGAAATCGTTAAAGAGAAGGATAAAAAGGAGTTTGCTAAACTCTTTGGTGAATATTTAAAAGTAGAGAACTTACTACAAAACTACGATGAGTTTACAACATTAAAAGTTCTACAGACTTTAGATAAAAAAGATCCTGAAGCTATAGAAGAATTTATGGCAACTCATTATGTAACTGAAGAAGACATTCAAAACATGGAGCAAATTACAGTTCCAGCAGAGAGAACTATACAAGATTACCGTTCAACATATAATGACATCCGTGACTGGATAAGAAGAGATAGAACTGGAGCCGAGCAGGTAGAATCTACTATTGATTGGGATGAAGTTGTTTTTGAAGTTGATCTTTTAAAATCCCAGGAGATTAACCTTGATTATATCCTGGAATTAATCTTTGAAAGCAATAAAAATGTAAAAGACAAAGATGATCTTATAGACGAAATACGACGTGTTATCCGTGCAAGTATTGGAAACAGGGCAAAAGAGAGTCTTGTAGTAGATTTTATAAATCAGACAGACCTTGATAGTGTTCAGGATAAATCTAGTATTATTGATAGCTTTTTTATGTTTGCACAAAAAGAACAAAAAAGAGAAGTTAAAGAGCTTATATCTGGGGAATCTTTAAACGTAGAAGCTGCCAAAAGATATATAACAACATCTTTAAAGCGTGAATATGCAAGTGAAAACGGTACAGAGCTAACTTCTATTCTACCTAAGATGAGTCCTCTGAACCCGGGGTATTTAACAAAAAAACAGAGTGTCTTCCAGAAAATATCACTCTTTGTAGAAAAATTTAAAGGTGTAGGTGGAAGTATATCATAA
- a CDS encoding HEPN domain-containing protein has product MDDSLDPKVWINRAKGNLLRAKLPMEDGMYYEDFCFDCQQCAEKALKGLIVHLGLTPHKTHYFGKLFEEISKRLILPDWCEDVFELNDYAVITRYPDDFVEVTKEEYIRALEIAERVYTWISGIVK; this is encoded by the coding sequence ATGGATGATAGTTTAGATCCTAAAGTCTGGATAAATAGAGCCAAAGGGAACCTACTCAGGGCTAAATTACCCATGGAAGATGGTATGTATTACGAAGACTTCTGCTTTGATTGCCAACAATGTGCTGAAAAGGCATTAAAAGGTTTAATTGTTCATTTAGGATTAACTCCACACAAGACACATTACTTTGGTAAGTTATTTGAAGAGATATCTAAAAGATTAATTCTACCAGATTGGTGTGAGGATGTTTTTGAACTAAATGATTACGCAGTAATAACTAGATACCCTGATGATTTTGTAGAAGTAACTAAAGAAGAGTACATCAGAGCCTTAGAGATAGCTGAAAGAGTTTATACATGGATCTCTGGAATTGTAAAATAG
- a CDS encoding nucleotidyltransferase family protein, whose amino-acid sequence MNSDVDILIEIARPVKIDLLDLVAIEQELSEELNTPVKLVVKSVLKSIIKESVLSEVKYLFYNSRDPCINSFSYL is encoded by the coding sequence ATAAATAGTGATGTTGATATTCTTATAGAGATAGCAAGACCTGTAAAGATAGATCTCTTGGATTTAGTTGCAATAGAGCAGGAGTTATCAGAAGAACTTAATACTCCTGTTAAATTAGTGGTAAAGTCAGTTCTAAAGTCTATAATTAAAGAATCAGTATTATCTGAGGTAAAATATCTATTTTACAATTCCAGAGATCCATGTATAAACTCTTTCAGCTATCTCTAA
- a CDS encoding DEAD/DEAH box helicase produces MFKKQSSILGYWKAIEYFSPQSIPFVNNHSKEDPVFLFEDDYSCIWNNPSGQHYPKLEYKQSRQYHLYIGVYKQNIIENILSEKFGHDENIFNERELSESCLFFITLDAMGIPIEDSIILSSSSWAINNTLENDINSRNWLKGFDESFQDIKQFFNDYINQFGRNDRNSLEPNYRNLKIMFNTIIDRLGYEKLINNLEIRIKPVSIYESKDSNTESDFLNSFYLDELEKLSSFTTNSDLGVPLSKYLTINNDTNVNKRVDCRKDLKFVYNMLAPNKYPKGRWPSKGHFPLVLSQQFALNSLFNSNVDLFSVNGPPGTGKTTLLRDLMANIVVERAIKIASLDDPFNGFIEDSSLEWESGSYKRKIKKLQEEICGYEMVIASNNNGAVENVTLEIPGINAIDESWLEYINYFKEISNEVMSNESWGLFAGRLGNKSNRSKFASDFYFGRHDSNVKHFLEELKYFETDPVLCKEEWTKSLLKFKKLHSLENRLRNKRQEVFNAIINIDKIREVILRNEAIYSKNFENKEIWKKEKEKLQQEIRSINDNIEINNDYRLRHKEFKPSLLEIIFTFGRKFKIWNIKDLEFIELDKELVLKLSELRKLQNDIDRNYEHYNLIFIESKKELDSNRDNLKNLEKIILDSKEKWGEHTIPDINRWKKNLDYTEKSSPWADDEWNKVRAELFIASLKLHKAFIMINARSVKTNLNALFNDVLTGSLPKEVKEVSVLNCWRTLFLIVPVLSSSFASYSRLFSRLKKESLGWLLIDEAGQSAPQNAAGAIWRSQHSVIVGDPFQLEPIVNIPFSWQNAIKKRFNVPDIFMPSRSSVQLLADRVNNWGTYIDTDESKIWIGSPLKVHRRCNNPMFNICNTIAYDGMMVSGKNNIQSNNIITPSQWIDVQSKDAQGHWIKEEGKQTEHLIQYLLEKDIASNQIFLISPFRDVVRNLKKIAKKFNGINAGTIHTVQGKEADVVILVLGGNPEKPGAKSWASSKPNLLNVAASRAKERLFIIGNMHLWGKYRYFDTCIKYLLENVRSHVN; encoded by the coding sequence TTGTTCAAAAAACAATCAAGTATTTTAGGTTATTGGAAAGCAATCGAATATTTCTCTCCTCAATCTATTCCATTTGTAAATAATCACAGTAAAGAAGACCCTGTTTTTTTATTTGAGGATGATTATTCTTGCATTTGGAATAATCCTTCAGGTCAGCATTACCCAAAGTTAGAATATAAGCAGTCTCGTCAATATCATCTTTACATAGGTGTCTACAAGCAGAATATTATAGAAAATATACTTTCAGAAAAATTTGGTCATGATGAAAATATTTTTAATGAAAGAGAACTCTCAGAATCTTGTTTATTTTTTATAACCTTAGATGCAATGGGTATACCTATAGAAGACTCGATTATTTTATCTTCTTCTTCTTGGGCAATAAATAATACATTAGAAAATGATATTAATTCTAGAAATTGGTTAAAGGGTTTTGATGAGTCATTTCAAGATATAAAACAGTTTTTTAATGATTATATTAACCAATTTGGTAGAAATGATAGAAATTCATTAGAACCAAATTATAGAAACTTAAAAATAATGTTTAATACTATAATTGATAGATTAGGGTATGAAAAATTAATAAACAATCTTGAGATAAGGATTAAGCCTGTATCTATCTATGAATCTAAAGATTCTAATACAGAATCTGATTTTTTAAATAGTTTCTATTTAGATGAACTGGAGAAACTGTCAAGTTTTACTACTAATTCTGACTTAGGTGTACCATTATCTAAATATTTAACAATCAATAATGATACAAACGTTAATAAGAGAGTAGATTGTAGAAAGGATTTAAAGTTTGTTTACAATATGCTTGCACCTAATAAATATCCTAAAGGTAGATGGCCTAGTAAAGGTCATTTTCCGTTGGTATTGAGCCAGCAATTTGCATTAAACTCTTTATTTAATAGTAATGTAGATTTATTTTCTGTCAATGGCCCTCCTGGAACTGGTAAAACTACTTTATTGAGAGATTTGATGGCGAATATTGTAGTAGAAAGAGCTATTAAAATTGCTTCACTAGATGATCCATTCAATGGTTTTATAGAAGATTCTTCTTTAGAATGGGAATCAGGAAGTTATAAAAGGAAGATAAAAAAACTCCAAGAAGAAATTTGTGGTTATGAGATGGTAATAGCTTCTAATAATAATGGAGCTGTAGAAAATGTTACTTTAGAGATACCAGGTATTAATGCCATTGATGAATCATGGCTGGAATATATTAACTATTTTAAAGAAATAAGTAATGAAGTAATGTCTAATGAATCATGGGGCCTGTTCGCAGGACGTTTAGGGAACAAATCAAATAGGAGTAAGTTTGCATCAGATTTCTATTTTGGTAGGCATGATAGTAACGTAAAACATTTTTTAGAAGAACTAAAATATTTTGAAACTGATCCAGTATTATGCAAAGAAGAATGGACTAAGTCCTTATTGAAATTTAAGAAACTCCACAGTTTAGAAAACAGATTAAGAAATAAGAGACAAGAAGTATTCAATGCTATTATTAATATAGATAAAATTAGAGAAGTAATATTGCGGAATGAAGCGATTTATTCTAAAAACTTTGAGAATAAAGAAATTTGGAAAAAAGAGAAAGAAAAACTGCAACAAGAGATAAGATCAATTAATGATAATATAGAAATTAATAATGATTATAGATTGAGACATAAAGAGTTTAAACCTAGTTTATTAGAGATAATATTTACATTTGGTAGAAAGTTCAAAATTTGGAATATTAAAGATTTAGAATTCATAGAATTAGATAAAGAATTGGTTTTAAAACTTTCTGAATTAAGAAAGTTACAAAATGATATTGACCGTAATTATGAACACTATAATCTTATATTCATAGAAAGTAAAAAAGAGTTAGATTCTAATAGAGATAATTTAAAAAATCTTGAAAAAATAATTTTAGATTCTAAAGAGAAGTGGGGAGAACATACTATCCCTGATATTAATAGATGGAAGAAGAATCTTGATTATACTGAAAAGTCTTCACCATGGGCTGATGATGAGTGGAATAAAGTCAGAGCTGAACTTTTTATCGCTTCACTAAAGTTACATAAAGCTTTTATTATGATTAATGCTCGAAGTGTAAAAACTAATTTAAATGCACTATTCAACGATGTTCTTACAGGTAGCCTTCCAAAAGAGGTTAAAGAGGTATCTGTTCTTAATTGTTGGAGAACACTGTTTTTGATTGTACCTGTATTATCTAGTTCATTTGCTTCATATTCTAGATTATTTTCAAGATTAAAAAAAGAAAGTTTGGGTTGGTTACTAATTGATGAAGCTGGCCAATCTGCTCCTCAAAATGCTGCTGGTGCAATATGGAGATCACAACATTCAGTAATTGTTGGTGACCCGTTTCAGTTAGAGCCTATAGTTAATATACCATTTTCTTGGCAAAACGCTATTAAAAAACGGTTTAATGTCCCTGATATATTCATGCCTTCAAGAAGTTCTGTTCAGTTGCTTGCAGATAGGGTAAATAATTGGGGAACATATATTGATACTGATGAAAGTAAAATTTGGATTGGTTCTCCTTTAAAAGTACATAGAAGGTGTAATAATCCAATGTTTAATATATGTAATACTATAGCATATGATGGAATGATGGTTTCAGGGAAAAATAATATTCAAAGTAATAATATTATTACCCCTAGTCAATGGATTGATGTTCAATCAAAAGACGCACAGGGTCATTGGATTAAGGAAGAAGGAAAACAGACAGAACACTTAATTCAATACTTACTTGAAAAAGATATTGCTAGTAATCAAATATTTTTAATATCACCTTTTAGAGATGTTGTTAGGAATCTAAAAAAAATTGCAAAAAAGTTTAATGGCATTAATGCTGGAACAATTCATACTGTTCAAGGAAAAGAAGCTGATGTTGTAATACTTGTTTTAGGCGGTAATCCTGAAAAGCCAGGAGCAAAATCATGGGCTTCTAGTAAACCTAATCTATTGAATGTAGCTGCTAGCAGAGCAAAGGAGAGGTTATTTATAATTGGAAATATGCACTTATGGGGAAAGTATCGTTATTTTGATACATGTATAAAATATTTATTAGAAAATGTCAGATCACATGTAAATTGA